One window of the Rhipicephalus sanguineus isolate Rsan-2018 chromosome 4, BIME_Rsan_1.4, whole genome shotgun sequence genome contains the following:
- the LOC119390902 gene encoding neuropeptide-like protein 31: MNALSTAVVLCATVACAAAGGLLGGYGLGGLGYGGYGLGYGGYGLGGLGYGGYGLGYGGYGGGLGYGGGYGAGGVGIGSSVALLSGGPPFAKAVAGPAFLVRTVHHVNKVSGGGALLAHSGLGYGYGGGYGYGGGYGYKG, translated from the exons AGCACCGCCGTCGTCCTTTGCGCCACGGTTGCCTGTGCCGCTGCGGGTGGACTTTTAGGTGGCTATGGCCTGGGTGGTCTCGGATACGGTGGATATGGACTTGGCTACGGCGGCTACGGCCTTGGAGGTCTCGGATATGGTGGATATGGTCTTGGTTACGGTGGCTACGGTGGAGGCTTGGGATATGGCGGAGGCTACGGTGCCGGTGGCGTAGGCATCGGCAGCAGCGTCGCTCTTCTTAGTGGTGGACCTCCCTTTGCCAAAGCTGTGGCTGGACCTGCCTTCCTCGTGAGAACGGTTCACCACGTCAACAAAGTGAGCGGCGGAGGAGCCCTTCTCGCTCACTCTGGCCTCG GCTACGGATACGGCGGTGGCTACGGATATGGTGGTGGATATGGATACAAGGGCTGA
- the LOC125758351 gene encoding glycine-rich protein-like, with protein MNAVIIAAVVCAILATASAGGVGLGYGLGYGGYGIGYGGYGLGYGLGGGYGVSGVGVGSSVALLHGGPAYAKAVAGPAFLVKTVHHVHKLHGGGAVIAHSGLGSGYGGYGGYGYGGYGYKG; from the exons ATGAACGCAGTG ATCATTGCAGCCGTCGTCTGCGCTATTCTCGCCACAGCATCGGCCGGTGGAGTTGGCCTTGGCTACGGCCTTGGCTACGGAGGCTACGGTATCGGGTATGGAGGCTACGGTCTCGGCTATGGGCTTGGTGGTGGCTACGGTGTcagcggtgtcggcgtcggcagcaGCGTGGCTCTTCTTCACGGGGGCCCTGCCTACGCCAAGGCCGTAGCTGGACCAGCCTTCCTGGTAAAGACGGTGCACCACGTCCACAAGCTGCATGGCGGAGGCGCTGTGATTGCCCACTCCGGCCTCGGCAGTGGTTACGGAGGCTACGGAGGATACGGATACGGAGGCTACGGTTACAAAGGTTAA